A portion of the Adhaeribacter radiodurans genome contains these proteins:
- a CDS encoding sulfotransferase family protein, with protein MHSSVFKKHSTSLKIIGAGFGRTGTLSTYQALNTLGFPCYHMFEVIENKENKTHLDFWNRVANAPAGQQHDWEEVFANYTATVDNPGCCVWRELLKTYPDAKVLVTLHPRGPEAWYESTMDTIYFTESMWQFNFLKLFTPFAKKMGNMSSKLIWQRSHKGTMQDKDAAIARYLEHVEEIKASVPANRLLIFTVDQGWEPLCQFLEVQVPESAFPKVNDRAEIKKTIANITKGAYMFLALGIIALTGLVIGLSQFVQKAK; from the coding sequence ATCCATAGTAGCGTATTTAAAAAACATAGCACGAGTTTAAAAATCATTGGAGCCGGATTTGGACGAACAGGTACCTTGTCTACTTATCAAGCTTTAAACACCTTGGGCTTTCCTTGTTACCATATGTTTGAAGTGATTGAAAACAAAGAGAACAAAACTCATCTTGATTTCTGGAATCGCGTGGCGAATGCGCCGGCAGGTCAGCAGCATGATTGGGAAGAGGTGTTTGCCAATTATACGGCTACCGTAGATAATCCCGGCTGTTGCGTCTGGCGAGAATTGCTGAAAACATATCCGGATGCTAAAGTATTAGTTACGCTTCACCCCCGGGGACCAGAGGCCTGGTATGAAAGTACCATGGATACGATTTATTTTACCGAAAGCATGTGGCAATTTAATTTCCTGAAGCTATTTACCCCTTTTGCTAAGAAAATGGGAAACATGTCGTCTAAATTGATCTGGCAGCGCTCCCATAAAGGAACAATGCAAGATAAGGATGCCGCAATAGCTCGCTACTTGGAGCATGTGGAAGAGATAAAAGCGTCTGTTCCCGCGAACCGACTCTTGATCTTTACCGTGGACCAGGGATGGGAGCCTTTATGTCAGTTTCTGGAAGTTCAAGTGCCGGAATCCGCGTTTCCTAAGGTGAATGATCGCGCGGAAATAAAAAAGACAATTGCCAATATTACGAAAGGTGCCTATATGTTTTTGGCCCTAGGAATAATAGCATTAACCGGGTTGGTTATTGGTTTATCGCAATTTGTACAAAAAGCGAAATAA
- a CDS encoding ScyD/ScyE family protein, translating into MKLKVTTLLFSLSLLLVTGCREFYEYLDTVEPKPVKNKEFASKLNRPVGLALDANQQLWVTEIGTGKDDGKLSVFDSNGKKHVVVVGFPSFIESASPDIVGLNHLLVKDNKVYILHTNGILYIADISNYKNGDKAVKASSLQRQNIGKFVLNYPFKEKPLVSNPYSLTVGPEDNLYITDASANAIIRRTPAGKLYVFTTFTDIKNPTPVGPPTLDVVPTGIGFNEQRFYVTTLTGFPFPKGEARIYSVDLKGKYTLYQEGFTTLTDMTFDPAYNPVVVEHAQFGQQGFTPNTGRIVVAADNGQASFGSAINQPTAIVRSGPLTYYVNSITDGKIFKVTNE; encoded by the coding sequence ATGAAATTAAAAGTAACAACATTGCTTTTTAGTCTAAGTTTACTGCTAGTAACCGGCTGCCGAGAATTTTATGAGTACCTGGATACTGTGGAACCTAAACCCGTTAAAAACAAGGAGTTTGCCAGCAAACTCAACCGGCCAGTTGGCTTGGCATTGGATGCCAATCAACAGTTGTGGGTTACTGAAATTGGAACCGGCAAAGACGACGGGAAATTATCCGTATTTGATTCAAATGGAAAAAAACACGTAGTGGTAGTAGGTTTTCCTTCTTTTATTGAGTCAGCCAGCCCGGATATTGTAGGCTTAAACCATTTATTAGTAAAAGATAATAAAGTTTACATTTTGCATACCAATGGTATTTTATACATCGCCGATATCAGCAACTATAAAAACGGCGATAAAGCAGTTAAGGCAAGCAGTCTCCAAAGGCAAAATATAGGTAAATTTGTTTTGAATTATCCGTTTAAAGAAAAGCCCCTGGTTTCGAATCCTTATAGTTTGACCGTAGGTCCGGAAGATAATTTGTATATAACCGATGCGAGTGCCAACGCCATTATTCGCCGCACGCCCGCCGGCAAGTTATACGTATTTACTACCTTTACAGATATTAAAAATCCTACTCCGGTTGGTCCTCCTACCCTCGACGTGGTTCCTACGGGTATTGGCTTCAACGAACAACGGTTTTATGTTACTACTTTAACTGGTTTTCCTTTCCCGAAAGGAGAAGCCCGGATTTATTCAGTAGACCTTAAGGGTAAATATACCTTGTATCAGGAAGGATTTACCACCTTAACCGATATGACGTTTGATCCGGCATATAACCCCGTAGTAGTGGAACATGCGCAATTTGGCCAACAAGGATTTACACCCAACACCGGTAGAATAGTAGTAGCCGCCGATAACGGACAGGCCTCCTTTGGTTCTGCCATCAACCAGCCAACGGCTATTGTGAGAAGCGGCCCTTTAACGTATTATGTAAACAGCATAACTGACGGGAAAATATTTAAAGTTACCAATGAATAG
- a CDS encoding tetratricopeptide repeat protein — MYQQLTTLSGRLFSLFLLLLLYSSSLAQTRFLTQVPSSQRLPLFWRYCSDQLISDWDSTNSHHFLQTVVHTADSLGDKRLKAYAEHFQRCYRIPFSENNKQYFPRGDYRPAVAQLARTKSWALQKGYPDIAASCDHYTGQIYFLEAQYGPAFEYLLQAQTAFQKIGYHQVPNASGYLSDLGLYYYRFEDYDKALAAYLTATKYSFYLPRTEINTYNTIGLIYAKQHRWPQARLFYRKTMARAAALNMLVWVGIGAGNLGQTFVAQKQNDSALFYLRRSYQITSQIVNRAPEDAAYTALALATVFVRKQQLDSAGYYLTVGQKLAQEYIREPTGFLEFRKRLLQVSVDLNKAAGKYSNALYFSDALNQVKDSLQQVLDAKILNRAVNKAETKRHQAEVNLLESEKSLSRLRYSVILGTFLSLLIIGGLLFNRIRMRQKKQVELAQKELQYAQEALNAYVQALKEKTALVDNLSAQLPTTPDKSDSDQLALKINNLVASTMLTEEAWQHFWRLFEQVYPGFMYRLKKKFPDLSPAETRLLILTKFNLSTREMAHTLGISGESIRKARYRLRKKLNLEEEASLDALIQNI; from the coding sequence ATGTATCAGCAACTTACTACGCTTTCAGGCCGGCTTTTTTCTCTATTCCTCTTATTGCTGCTTTATTCTAGCTCCCTGGCTCAAACCCGGTTCCTAACTCAAGTTCCTTCTTCGCAGCGCTTACCCTTGTTTTGGCGTTACTGCTCCGATCAGTTAATTTCGGATTGGGATTCTACAAACAGCCACCATTTTCTGCAAACCGTCGTGCACACTGCTGACAGCCTGGGGGATAAAAGATTAAAAGCTTACGCCGAACACTTTCAGCGGTGCTACCGCATTCCTTTTTCCGAAAACAACAAACAATACTTTCCCCGGGGCGATTACCGGCCCGCGGTGGCGCAACTGGCGCGTACCAAATCCTGGGCTTTGCAAAAAGGCTACCCGGATATTGCTGCTTCCTGCGACCATTATACCGGTCAAATTTACTTTTTAGAAGCCCAATACGGACCCGCCTTCGAATATTTACTCCAGGCGCAAACAGCTTTTCAAAAAATAGGCTACCATCAGGTGCCTAATGCTTCGGGCTACCTGTCGGATCTGGGCTTGTATTATTACCGGTTTGAGGATTACGATAAAGCTCTGGCGGCATATTTAACTGCTACCAAGTATTCCTTTTACCTGCCCCGCACCGAAATAAATACCTACAATACCATTGGATTAATCTATGCCAAACAACATCGTTGGCCACAAGCCCGGCTATTTTATCGGAAAACCATGGCTCGGGCGGCGGCTTTAAACATGCTGGTATGGGTGGGCATTGGAGCTGGTAACCTGGGGCAAACCTTTGTGGCTCAAAAACAAAATGATTCTGCACTTTTTTATTTACGCCGCAGCTATCAGATTACAAGCCAAATTGTTAACCGGGCCCCGGAAGATGCCGCTTATACTGCCTTGGCGCTGGCAACCGTTTTTGTCCGGAAGCAGCAACTAGATAGTGCCGGGTATTACCTAACCGTTGGTCAGAAGTTAGCGCAGGAATATATCCGGGAACCAACTGGTTTTTTAGAATTTCGCAAACGTCTTTTACAAGTATCGGTAGATTTAAACAAAGCGGCTGGAAAGTATTCTAACGCATTATATTTTTCCGATGCGCTCAACCAGGTAAAGGACAGCTTGCAGCAGGTATTGGACGCTAAAATCCTGAACCGGGCGGTAAATAAAGCAGAGACTAAACGTCACCAGGCCGAAGTAAACTTGCTGGAGAGTGAAAAAAGTCTGAGCCGCTTGCGCTATTCCGTAATATTGGGCACCTTTCTGTCACTTCTTATAATTGGAGGTTTGCTTTTCAACCGCATTCGGATGCGTCAAAAAAAGCAAGTAGAACTTGCTCAAAAAGAGTTGCAGTACGCCCAAGAAGCTCTAAATGCTTATGTGCAGGCTTTGAAAGAGAAAACAGCTTTGGTCGATAATTTATCTGCCCAACTGCCAACAACTCCCGATAAGTCTGATTCGGATCAACTTGCTTTAAAAATTAATAATTTAGTAGCCAGCACCATGCTCACTGAGGAAGCCTGGCAGCACTTCTGGCGCTTATTTGAACAGGTTTATCCGGGCTTTATGTACCGGTTAAAGAAGAAGTTTCCGGACCTTTCGCCGGCCGAAACCCGGTTGTTAATTTTAACCAAGTTCAACTTATCTACCCGCGAAATGGCCCATACTTTGGGCATCTCGGGAGAATCTATTCGCAAAGCCCGCTATCGGCTACGCAAAAAGTTGAACCTGGAAGAAGAAGCCAGCCTTGATGCTTTAATTCAAAATATTTAA
- a CDS encoding PLP-dependent cysteine synthase family protein, with translation MHVLPIGYQSFPYSEDNFLLTETALTPAVQKKFERLWYLVGNTPMLELFYTFEGQPRSLYVKCEQYNLTGSMKDRMALYVLQQAYREGKIRPGDRIVEATSGSTGIAFSAIGRALGHPVTIIMPEGVSQERIAIIRSLGAEVVLFTKAEGGFMGAIQRSEEMAACDPRIFLPRQFANRDNTEAHRLTTGKEIWLQLQSVDVIPDAFVAGVGTGGTVMGVGRYLKSRNVDVQIHPVEPAESPTLSVGYKTGTHRIQGLFDEFVPGILKLNELDQVLQASDGDAILMAQKLARELGIAVGISSGANLVGAIKLQQEMGPDAHVVTVLCDCNKKYLSTDLVRNERVKSTYIAPKVIFKDYRPISRL, from the coding sequence ATGCATGTCCTTCCTATTGGTTATCAAAGCTTTCCGTATTCTGAAGATAATTTCTTATTAACAGAAACGGCCCTGACACCTGCTGTTCAGAAAAAGTTTGAACGGCTCTGGTACCTGGTTGGCAACACGCCCATGCTGGAATTATTCTACACCTTTGAAGGACAGCCCCGTTCGCTCTACGTAAAATGTGAGCAATACAATTTGACCGGCAGCATGAAAGACCGGATGGCGCTTTATGTATTGCAACAGGCATATCGGGAAGGAAAAATCAGACCAGGCGACCGTATTGTGGAAGCTACCAGCGGCAGTACGGGTATTGCCTTTTCGGCCATCGGTCGGGCGCTGGGGCACCCCGTTACGATTATCATGCCCGAAGGTGTAAGCCAGGAACGTATTGCTATTATTCGGAGTCTGGGAGCTGAAGTCGTGCTATTTACCAAAGCAGAAGGCGGTTTCATGGGTGCTATTCAACGCTCCGAAGAGATGGCCGCGTGCGACCCGCGCATCTTTTTGCCCCGTCAGTTTGCTAATAGAGATAATACGGAAGCCCACCGCCTGACAACAGGTAAAGAAATCTGGCTTCAGCTGCAGAGTGTTGATGTTATACCGGATGCCTTTGTGGCCGGTGTCGGTACTGGAGGAACGGTTATGGGTGTAGGCCGCTATCTAAAATCCCGAAACGTGGATGTTCAAATCCATCCAGTTGAGCCAGCTGAATCGCCTACCCTATCCGTAGGTTATAAAACCGGAACGCACCGCATTCAGGGCCTCTTTGATGAGTTTGTTCCCGGTATTTTAAAATTAAATGAATTAGATCAGGTATTGCAGGCCAGCGATGGCGACGCTATACTAATGGCGCAGAAGCTGGCCCGGGAACTGGGCATCGCGGTAGGTATTTCGTCGGGTGCGAACCTGGTCGGTGCCATTAAGCTACAACAGGAAATGGGTCCTGATGCTCATGTGGTGACTGTCCTGTGCGATTGTAATAAAAAATACCTGAGTACCGACCTGGTTCGGAATGAACGAGTGAAGTCTACCTATATCGCTCCTAAAGTCATATTTAAGGATTATCGCCCGATCAGCCGCTTATAA